The following DNA comes from Miscanthus floridulus cultivar M001 chromosome 5, ASM1932011v1, whole genome shotgun sequence.
CGATTTGATCTTTGTAGTTGATTTGGGGATCGGAGGCTCCTTGATTTATGTTGTAGGGACTTCTCTTAGTTATGTGATTTGGTCAAGAGGTGTGGAAACCCATATTCTCATATTCTCGTTGCTGTTAGGTTAATTGAGATGATTCATTCATAAAAAAAAACTCTGTTTTTAAAGTCATCGTGGTCGAATTTCTTATATAGTTCACTGTTGGCTGCTGCTTTCTTGTATCATTCCAAAGTAAGTGCGCGTCAAAGAGGTCCTATCTTCCACCTCTACACGACTAAACCACTAAAGAGAGAAGCAGCTACCAATTCCTGTTCTCTGGGAAACTTTGCAAAACAAAATTGATTCTATTGTGGCCATCTTTTTATAATCTGTGTAAAAGGTGATGTCTTTAGCAGCATTCTTGCTGGATTTTACTATTACTGGACTACGAAGATGTTTTTGCTAAAACCCAGAAAGATATCATATTCCACTGAGTTCTAAATTCACTGCAGACTGAGCTTGTTCTTGTCGAAGTTGAGCTGGTTTGCATATTATTATCAAATCGGTACATgtgtttttttttggcaaaatgcaACCTAATGCTGGGGAATCGATGGTTGAACACTTGAACTTAGATGTTTACCCCTAGTTCCTAGAGCCAATCTCTTTTTGAAAAGCGAAGCAGACCTAGCTCACCTTAgcaggcacggagccagcggtggggctagggggctccagccccccctaccgctcgagagcaagcgaagccccgtagagcctccgtctgaaatttcagctgtagatgtacaggtaggaggggctgagatttgctgaacctcttttcttgctaattgccgttgtttagcccctcctaaattttttcctagctTCGTCCCTGCACCTTAGGGAGTCTTGTCGCCTAGGCGATAAGACGTACTCAGCCGCCTTGGGTCACCCTTGATATCATGGAGCCAACTATTACCTTTATCCAATAAAATAAGTGCCATATTATAGTGTGTGTAGTGAAAATAATAATAATGTGTGCTGCCAAACTATTTGAACTCTGAGCAGCAACATCCTTATAATTTTTTAAACCAGTGATGAGCAAGGTTGCAAAGTGGCTATATTCAAGTTGATATTGCTTCCAATATATTATAACTCTAATAGGTTTTACATGCTATCACTATAGAAAGTCATCAAAATTGGAGCTATTAAGGTACAAAACAACGTTTATCTGTGTCTGAAGAGATTAGCAGAATTTATTCATGTAGTGGTGCAGATGAATTATCTACTTACTGAATAACAATTTTCTTCTCAGATTAAGTGCAAAGAATCTGTTTTTGTGATTTGCTAGAATGATGCTTTTTGCAGGTGAATTGAGTATATTTCTGGTAGAAAGGAACTTGGTCAATAAAATACCTTCTGAGGCAATATGATGTCGGTAGGTCTACTATCATCAGGTTATGAAGCGAGTACCAGTGGAACCACTGATCAATTGCCAGATGAGATGAACGGGATGAGCATAAGGGATGAAAAGGTAAAAATTTGGAGTGGAGAGATTACTTGATATCTGTTGCTACCACTTGTTGATTTTATTTGTAAATTTATCAGGAGATGGAAGCCGTTGTTGTCAATGGCAATGGGATGGAGGTTGGTCATACTATCGTGACGACTATTGGTGGAAGAAATTCACAGTCGAGGCAGGTACTAGAAAAAGCACAGCCATGGCAATCCTTAAATGTCTGTCTAGTCCCTAGTGCAACTTCATGTGGCAATGGTTGCGCAACATACATACTATGAACAGTAATAAAAAATTATATTATGTGCCACAGCCTCTAATTGTGCCATTTTCAGTCCCTCTAAAGGAACCTTCAAGGTTCATAACAAATGAGTCATTTCTTAAATTGCAGACTATTAGTTACATGGCAGAACGTATCGTGGGGCAAGGTTCATTTGGAGTTGTCTACCAGGTCGGTTGTTGGACACAAAGATTCTGCTTTTCTTGTTCTAGGCCATAACTCTCATATTCCACTTGTGTTTTTACATTTTTTTTGAAATCACAATTAACAGGCCAGGTGTCTGGAAACTGGTGAGAGAGTAGCTATAAAGAAAGTTCTTCAAGATGTGAGATACAAGAACCGTGAGCTGCAAACAATGCAAGTTCTTGATCACCCAAATGTTGTATGCTTGAAGCATTACTTCTGCTCAACGACTGATAAGGAAGAGCTTTACCTCAATTTGGTGCTTGAATATGTGCCAGAAACTGTTCACCGTGTTATTAAACATTACAATAAGATGAACCAACGGGTGCCGTTGATTTATGTTAAACTCTATATGTATCAGGTAAAGTCTGAGACTTTGTAAGTGCCTTTCATTCTTTCAATACAACTTTGACTGTGTCCTTCTTTTGTATCAATAGTTCTTTTTTACTGAGCCTGTGCATTTCGTTGGACTAAATTTACAGATTTGTAGAGCTTTGGCTTACCTGCACAACTGCGTAGGAGTATGCCACAGGGATATAAAGCCACAAAATATTCTGGTATGCGTGTGGGTTAGATTTCTTAAAATGTTTAGAGAAACATTTGGTTTGATTGCTGGTAATTTCGACTTATTTTATATTGAATAATTCTTGTGACAGGTGAACCCACATACTCATCAGCTGAAGTTGTGTGACTTCGGCAGTGCCAAAGTCTTGGTATGGACCGTAACTTCTAGATGTACTGAATGTCACATGAAGCATCACATAATTTGTGTATGCCATTTAAAATTGTGAAATTCTACCGTTGTTCATAGGTACGGGGGGAACCAAATATTTCATATATTTGTTCTAGATACTACAGAGCTCCAGAGCTCATATTTGGTGCTACAGAGTACACAACAGCCATTGATGTGTGGTCTGCTGGTTGTCTTCTTGCTGAGCTTCTTCTAGGGCAGGTAAGAGAACAACCAAGTTACTGCGATATATCAGCCAACTGTGAAGCAACTTTTTCATAAGATACCTGTTGTTGGATAGCCTGTTTTCCCTGGGGACAGTGGTGTCGATCAGCTTGTTGAAATTATTAAGGTAATAGTGACTTCTTTCAATTGAAGatttagcttgctagttacccATTTCCAGTTGACTCATGGAGGCTTATTTTTCTTTCAGGTTCTAGGTACTCCAACACGGGACGAAATTAAGCGCATGAATCCAAACTACACCGAATTTAAGTTTCCACAAATCAAAGCTCACCCATGGCACAAGGTACAAGCTACAcatctttcttttttcctttcatTTGATGATGAATGCCTTCTATTTatattattattctatatatactGTGAAATCTAATGATTCATATTTTTCACCAGATCTTCCACAAAAGAATGCCATCTGAAGCTGTAGATCTTGTTTCTCGGCTTCTGCAGTACTCACCAAACCTCCGGTGCACTG
Coding sequences within:
- the LOC136452074 gene encoding shaggy-related protein kinase alpha-like; translated protein: MMSVGLLSSGYEASTSGTTDQLPDEMNGMSIRDEKEMEAVVVNGNGMEVGHTIVTTIGGRNSQSRQTISYMAERIVGQGSFGVVYQARCLETGERVAIKKVLQDVRYKNRELQTMQVLDHPNVVCLKHYFCSTTDKEELYLNLVLEYVPETVHRVIKHYNKMNQRVPLIYVKLYMYQICRALAYLHNCVGVCHRDIKPQNILVNPHTHQLKLCDFGSAKVLVRGEPNISYICSRYYRAPELIFGATEYTTAIDVWSAGCLLAELLLGQPVFPGDSGVDQLVEIIKVLGTPTRDEIKRMNPNYTEFKFPQIKAHPWHKIFHKRMPSEAVDLVSRLLQYSPNLRCTALEALVHPFFDELRDPNSRLPNGRSLPHLFNFKPNELRGVPTEFVVNLIPQHAKKQCAFLGI